CGCACGCTGCTCGATCGCGAGGCGGTCGGCCAGACGCTTACCGGACGCACCGAAGATCACCGGGAAGCGGTCAAGGCGTTTCTGGAAAAGCGCCAGCCCACCTTTAAGGGGCGCTAGGGAGGCGCACGCCATGTGGAAGACCAGGTTCTGCGAACTGTTCGGCGTCGAGTTGCCGATCATGCTCGCCGGAATGGGCACGATCGCGCTCGCCGATCTCGCCGCCGCGGTCTCCGAGGCCGGCGGGATGGGCACCGTGGGGCTCGCCGGTCTCTCTCCCGAGGGAATTTACAACGAACTCGCCGCGGCGCGGCAGTTGACCAAAATGCCGCTCGCCTGCAACCAGCTGATTCCATTTATCGGGCCGGGCGTGGCCGAGGCGATCGCTGCTGCGCCAGTCGACGCGGTGACGCTCTTCTGGGGCGAGCCCGCCGAGTACATCGGGCGCTACAAGGCCGCGGGCAAGAAAGTCATCTGGCAGTGCGGCTCGGCTGACGAGGCCGCCGCCGCCAAGCGCGCCGGCGCCGACATGATTATTGCGCAGGGCGTGGAGTCAGGCGGCCACGTGCGCGGACTCACTTCGACGATGGTGCTGGTGCCGCAGGTGCGCGACGCGATCGGCGATCTGCCGATGCTCGCCGCGGGCGGCATGGCCGACGGCCGCGGACTCGCCGCGGCGCTGGCGCTCGGGGCCGACGGCGCGGTCTTCGGCACGCGCTTGCTTGCCTCCCGCGAATCGGCGGCCCATCAGGTTTACAAGGACCGCGTCGTCAACGCGCGCGCCGAGGACACCGTGCATACCAAGCTCTTCGACATGGGATGGCCCGACGCGGCGCATCGCGTGCTGCGCACCGCTGTTTACGAAGAATGGGAGCGGGCGGGACGTCCGGCGAGCGGCAAGCGGCCGGGCGAGGGCAAAGTGGTGGGTACGCTCAAGCACGCCGGGATGGCGATGCCGCCACTGGTGAAGTACACGGTGATGCCGGCGGCCGAATACGTCGAGGGCGAGCTTGACGAGTTTGTGTTTTACGCCGGGATGTCGTGCGCGCTCATCAATGATATCGCGCCCGCGGGCGAGATCGTGCGGCGGATCGCGGCCGAGGCGCGCGAGCTGATCGGAAAGCGGCTCGCACCGCTCGCCTGACGAGTCAACGCTTCGTCAGTAACCGCCGCCCGAAGGCGCGACCGGCATCGCCGGTGCTGACGGCGCACCCGGCACTGACGGAGCTCCAGGCACAGAGGGAGCGCCGGGCACCGAGGGCACGCCGGGCACTGAGGGAGCTCCGGGCAGCGAGGGCACGCCGGGCATCGACGACGCGCCGGGCACCGCGGGCACACCGGGCACAGACGGCGCACCGGGCACCGACGGAACTCCGGGCATCGAGGAAGCGCCCGGCACTGAAGGCACGCTTGGTGCCGAGGGAATGCCCGGCACTGCGTTGGGCATCGAGGGAGCGCCCGGCGCCGAAGGTGCGCCAGCCGCGACCGCAGCGGGGGCGGCCGCCGGCGAGGCAGCCGGCGAGGCCATCATCGCGGAACCCATATTCTGCAGCATTTGCCCCCCGGCATTCTCGCCGGCCTGCTTGGCCGCGCCCATCGCGGCCGAGCCTATCCCGCCCGCCGCGGATTGCGCCTGCGCGCGAAGCGGAACAGACGCAAGTACGAGTGCGAGGGCCATGCCAGCCAAAGATCGTATCTTCATGGGAACGCCCTCCGGGGCTGCGGATTTTCGACGCCGAGGAGATCGAGAGAATGCGAATCGGCGAAGGCGCGAACCTGAGATCGCGAATCAAGTTCGACCGGCGATCCTTTTCACATCGTCGATGGTGCGTCAAACCGCCCCGCGTTTCGGACAGGTTCGTTTCGTAGCCGACGGCAACCCTTAGAGCATCACGTCGCCGCCGTTGGGGCTGAGGCACTGCCCGACGAAGTGGCGCGCCTCGTCGGAGGCGAGGAAGACGTAGGCCGGGACGATCTCGTCGATCGTCCCGAGCCGCCGTTTCGGGATCGACGCCAGGATCGAATCCATCAGGTCCTTGTCGATCCCCTCGACCATCCGGGTCTGCGTGGCGCCGGGCGCGACGCAGTTGGCGGTGATGTTGCTGGTGCCGATCTCGTGCGAGAGCGAGCGGGTAAATGCGATTATCCCGGCCTTGGCCGCGCAGTAGTGCGCAAGTCCCGCGCCGCCTTTGTAGGCGAGTTGAGAGGCGGTGCTGATGATCCTGCCGTAGTCTTGGCGGTACATGATCGGCAGCACGAAGTGCGTGCACAGGAAGACGCTGCGCAGGTTGACCGCGAGCATCCGGTCCCACTGGCTCGGTGCCATCGCCTCGACGCGCGCGACGTTGCCGATACCCGCGTTGTTGACCAGGATGTCGATGCGGCCGAAATTTCGCTGCACCGTTTCAACCAGCGTCTGCGCTTCGTGCTCGAGCGAGACGTCGGCGCGCATGGCGAGCGTTTGCGCACCCAGCCGTTCGATTTCGGCGCGCACCGCCTCCGCGTTCTGCGCCTCGGACTCGTCGGGATAGTTGATGATGACCTTGGCGCCCTCGCGCGCGAAGGCGAGCGCGACGCCGCGTCCGATACCCGAGCTTGAGCCGGTGACAAGCGCGACCTTGTCCTGCAATTTGCCCATCGCTCAAACCTCCCGAAGCTTTCGCCAGGGCCGTGATGAGGACCCGCGGCGAATTCCGCCCCAGCGTGCGCGATTCAGGGCGAGGGATGCAAGGCCAGCAGCGCTTTCACTTTGGCCGCGACGTCGCCGGCGCGTACGATGTCAGTGATGATGGCGCAGGCGTCCGCGCCCGCGGCGAGCGCCTCGGGCATCGTCGCCTCGGTGATGCCGCCGATCGCGACGATCGGGATTTTCACCGCCGCGCGCACCTCGCGCAGCATGGCGAGTCCCTTGCCCGCGGGGTTATTGCGCAGACCGCCCGCGTAAAGCGGTCCGAAGCCGATATAGTCGGCGCCGCCGCGCTCCGCGGCGACCGCCTGTTTGACGCTATGAGTGGAGATTCCGACCAGCAGATCGCGGCCGACGAGGCGGCGCGCGGCCTCCAGCGGCAGGTCTTCCTGGCCGAGATGGACGCCGGCGGCCCCGGAAAGCATCGCGATATCCGAGCGATCGTCAACGATGAGCATCGCGCCGCGCTCGCGGCACAACGCGGCGATCGCGCGCGCCGCGGCGAGCAGCTCGCGGCCCGGCGCGTTTTTCAACCGCAACTGCATCATCCGCGCGCCGGAATCGAGCAGGATGCGCGCGAGCGCAAGCGGCTCGTGGCCGCCCGCCGGATCGACCATCGCATAGAAATGCGAGGGAAACTTCATCGGGCAAGGCCGCGCAGGCGGCGCGGCTAGTCCAGGGACATCCTAATCCAGGGACATTTTGCGGGTTGCGATTCCGAGGTCCACGAGCTTCTTGCGCAGCGTGTTGCGGTTGAGCCCGAGGATGCGCGCGGCGCGCACCTGGTTGCCGTCCGCCCGCCGCATCGCCTGTTCGATAAGCGGGCGTTCAATTTCGGCCACCAGCTTCTGGTAAAGTCCGCGCGGTTCCTCGTCGTTGGACTTCTCGAGATACTGCGCGACGCGGCGTCCGATGAGTTCGGCAAACGAATCGCCGGCGGCGCCCTCAATACCGGCGGCGGCCGCCGCGCTTGCGGGGCCGCGCGCGAGCGAGATATCGTCGGCGCGGATGGTGTTGCCCGAGGCGAGCAGCGCCGCCCGCAGCATCGTGTTCTCCAGCTCGCGCACGTTGCCAGGCCAGTCGTAGGCCTGCAGCTTCGCCCGCGCCTCCGGGCTGACCGCGGTCACGCGCGAGCCCATTTCGCTGACCGCTTTGGCGACGAAGAAATCGGTCAGCTCGGGGATGTCCTCGCGGCGCTGGCGCAGGGGCGGCAGGTGGATCAGGATCACGCGCAGGCGGAAGTAGAGGTCCTCGCGGAAGCGGCGCGCGGCGACTGCGGTTTCAAGGTCCTGGTTGGTCGCGGCGATAATGCGGGCCTGCAGGCGCTGAGTATCGGTGCCGCCGACCCGGATGAATTCGCGCTCCTGGAGCGCGCGGAGCAGCTTGGGCTGCAACTCGAGCGGCAAATCGCCGATTTCGTCCAGGAAGAGCGTGCCCGCGCCGGCCAATTCGAACTTGCCCGCGCGCCGCTCGCTCGCGCCCGTGAACGCGCCACGCTCGTGGCCGAACAGTTCGCTTTCAACCAGGCCGTGGGGTATCGCCGAGCAGTTGACCGGGACGAAGGGCTCGCGCAGGCGCGACTCATTATGAATCTTGCGCGCCACCAGCTCCTTGCCGGTGCCGCTTTCGCCCCAGACCAGGACGACGTCGATCTTGTCGTTGCTCACAACGCGCCCGATGAGCTTGTAGACCTCCTGCATCGCGGCGCTGTGGCCGATGATCTCGCCGCCGACCAGCTTGCGGTCGAGCTCTTTCTTGACCCGTTCCAGTTCGGAGGCCTGCGCTGCGGTTTCGGCCGCGCGCGCGGCGGTCGTCACCACCAGGTCGAGGTTCTCGAAGGGCTTGGTCAGATAATCGCGAGCGCCGCGCTTGAGCGCCTCGATCGCGTTGTTCATCGTGCTAGCCGCGGTGATCACGACGATCGGCGTCGCGCATCCCCGCTCGCGGGCGGTCGTCAGCACCTCGAGGCCGCCGATGCCCGGCATGATGATATCGACCAGGGCGACGGCGAATCGCTCGCTGGTGAGCGCTTCGAGGGCGGCGGCGCTGTCGGCGGCCTCTTCGATTTGCCATCCTTCGGCCTCCAGCCGATGGCGCAGGACGAGCCGGATGGCCGGGTCGTCGTCGGCAATCAGCGCACGGATCGTGTGCGACTCGGCTACATCGCCGAGATTTGCTTCAATCTGATTCATCTGGGTTCCATGGTAACAGTATCGGTAGATGCGGCAACGGCAGCAAAGCCGCGGATTTTACTTTCGATGCGCTCCTCGCCGGCTACGACTGTTATCCGATGCGTCATGCGGCCTCCGACGGTTCTGGATCGCGCGGGCCCACTGGCAGCGTGACCTTGAAGGTCATCCCGCGCACGCGATGCTCTTCGAGGTGTGCATGCCGGCCGTGATGGGGCTCGGCCAGGTGGATAGCCTGCGTCGGGCGTGCGGGGGGAGAAACCCCGCCGGCCTCGGCCCAGAGTTTGCCGCCGTGGGCTGCGACTATCCGCTGGCTTAGCACCAGTCCAAGCCCGGTGCCCGAGGGCTTGGTGGTGAAGAATGGCGTGAACAGCTGCGCCAGTTCGGCCGCGCTCATCCCGCGCCCGCTGTCGCACACCTCTACCCGCAGGAACTGGCGGCGGCGTCCCTCTGCGGTGAGGCGAAACTCGGTCTCCATCCGTGTCCGCAGGCGAATCGTCCCGCTCGGGCCGATCGCTTCGGCGGCGTTGCGCACGAGATTAAGGAAGGTACGCTCGAGCGCCGCGGCGTCGGCGCTGATCTCGGGCAGACTGGGATCGAAAAGTTGTTCAATCGTCACTCCCTCGGGCGGATGCGGATGCAGCCCAGCCATCCTGAGCGCCTGGTGGAGCACGCGATGGATATTGACCGGCTCGAAATTGAGCCGCTGTGGGGCGCTTGCCGTCAGCACCTGCTCGACCAGCGCCGTGATCCGGTTGACTCCCTCCAGAATAAGCCCGCAATACTGCAAGGCGCGGGGGTCGGCACCGAGCCGCCCGGCGAGCAGCTCGGCGGCGCCCTTTATCCCGGTCAGCGGGTTTTTGACCTCGTGCGCGAGGCCGGCGGGCGATAATTTCAAATCGAGTTCACCCGTCCCGAGCGCCTGGGCGGCGCCGCGATGAAGCGCGAGGTCGTGGAACAGGACAACCGCTCCGCGGCTTGTTCCGCCGGCCGCCAGAAGCGGCGAAACCTCGACCCCGACAGAGGCAGACCGGGAGCCGAGACTGAGTCCTGCATCGGCGTCAGCGACGTTTTGCCCGCTGATTAGGCAGTTTTCGACCATCCGCAGGAGCCACTCGTTGCTCCGCAGCATCGCGCCGACCGCGGCCTCGTTGAGGTGCGAGACTCCGAAGAGCGTTTCCGCCGCCTGATTCATGGCAATGAGGGCTAGATCCGAACCAAAGACGACGACAGCGTCGCTCAAGCTGTCGACGATTTCCCGCCAAAGACCCACGGGAATTGAGGGAGGCTTATGCATCGTGCCGGTGACCAAATCGCAAGGTATCACAAAGCATGCGATGGCCTAAGAATCTGCCTCGTGGATGATAAGAATACATCGTCAGCTAATGAATCTGACAAAGAATATTAGTTTTTTTTACAGAAAACCAGCTTCTGTGGTGTTGATTATGATCCCTCGGGGCCGGTAGGGTTTGGCCGGGTCGAGTTACGGTTCGGCATGCGGGGGAATCTTGTCATACGACTAGCGGTGGTTTGTTTGGTGGGCGCAGCCCTTGCCGGTTGTGGATCGACTACGCCCCTGGACGACGCCGCATCCAATCCTGGCGACCACTTCGGTCTGGTCGCAACGGCTCCTGTCGGTCGATCGAGCAATCCCATAAAGGCAGGCGCGGGCGCAGAGGCTACTTCGCCCTCGGACGGCGACGGTGTCAACATGGACGCGGCAATAGACCTCGCGCAGGGGCTTCCTTACGTCCGCAGCGGCCCGCATAAAGTAGCGCCCTTTCCGCTCGCTCTGAATCAGACCGTCCAGCGCTACGTAGATGCCTACACGGAGCATAACGAGGGCATCAGGGGGTCTTTCCGCCGCAGCCGTCCGTACCTGTCGATGATGGTCAAGGTGCTCGAGAGCCACAATCTCCCGCCGGAACTTGTTTACCTTTCGTTCGCTGAAAGCTCCTTTTCCAGCAAAGGCGCCGGCCCATGGCAGCTGAGTGTCGCGACGGCGCGACGGTTCAATCTCAGGGTAAACCATTACATCGACGAGCGCCGCGACCCGATCAAATCCACGCACGCCGCGGCCCAATATCTCGCCACGCTGCACGATGAGGTCGGCGACTGGCGCGTGGCGCTGGTGGGTTGGAACCGAGGCGAGACGGCGATGAACGACTATTGGTCGCTCCGCGGCGTCAATTACAGCCGTCTGACCGCGAACCTGCCGCATAATACGCGCTCGCTCCTCGACCGTTTCATGGCGGTCGCGATCATCGCCCATCAGCCCGAGCGCTACGGGCTTGAGCCTGTCAGTTACACCCAGCCGGAGAAGTTCCGTGTGGTCAGGGTTAAGGGCGGCACGACGCTCGCCGCGGCGGCCCGCAGCACGGGAGTCTCGGTCAAGGTTCTGCGCGAGTACAATCCGGCTATATTGCACGATCGCGTACCGCCTGGGTCGGGTTACGATCTGCGGCTTCCCCTCCAGGAAAGCGCCGACGCGCGCGATACCGCGAGCGACCTGATTTTCTAGGTCCGACTTCTGCTCGTATTCCCCTTAGTTGCGCCGGTGTCAGCTTTCGTCCGGCAGCTTGGCTGGCGCTCAAATCGGCCGCGGGCTATGGTTCAAATCAGGCCGGGGCTCGACACAGGCCCAAGGCTCGACAGAATGACCAGCGCCGACCAGGCCCTCCAACTGGTACTCGAAAACGTGACGCCGCTTGGCGTCGAGCGCGTGCCGATCCTCGATGCGCTCGGCCGCGTGATCGCCGAGGAAATCCGCTCGCCGCGCGACATCCCCGGCTTCGACAATTCAGCGATGGACGGGTACGCGGTGCGGGCCGCTGATGTCGCCCGTGCGAGCGCGTCGAACCCGGCGCGGCTGCGCGTGCTGGGCACCGTGGCCGCGGGTGCGATGCCGGCCACCGGGGTCGAGACGGGCGCCGCGATGCGCACGATGACGGGCGCGCCGGTTGCCCAAGGCGCCGACGCGATCGTGCCGGTCGAGCAGACGCGCGCCGACGGCGACTGGGTCGAAATCCTCTCCGCCGCCGAGCCGCACGCCTTCGTCCGCCCGCGCGGCGAAGACCTGCGCGAGGGCGAGTTGGTGATGGAACCGGGCAAGCGGCTCGGTGCGGCGGACCTTGGGATGCTCGCGTCCCTCAACCGCTCGATGATCGAAGTTTACCGCGCGCCGCGGGTAGCGATTATGACGACGGGCGACGAACTGGTTGACGTCGACCAGCGTCCGGCCGGCGCGCAAGTCGTCAACTCGAGCGCGTACGCGCTGGCGGGCGCGGTGCGCGAGGCGGGCGGCCAAACCGCGATCCTGAAAGTCGCGCGCGATCGCCCCGAAGAAATCCGCGCGCGTCTTGCCGAGGCGTTCGCCTTCGACGCGGTGCTTACCACCGGCGGCGTATCGGTCGGCCAGTTCGACCACGTCAAGGGCGCGCTCGACGAACTCGGCCTGCGGCAGATCTTTCACGGTGTAGCGCAGCGGCCCGGGCGTCCGCTCAAGTTCGGCCTCGTCGGCGGGCGCCCGATTTTCGGCCTGCCGGGGAACCCGGTCTCGACGATGGTATGTTTCTACCTGTACGCGCGCCCTGCGCTGCTGAAGATGGGCGGGCGGCGCGACCTCGGCCTGCCGCGCGTGGCGGTACGATGTGCCGTCGATATCAGGACCGCGAAGGATCTTACCGAGTTCGTGCGCGTGCGCTTGCGGCGCGAGGGCGGCGAGTTCTATGCCACTCCGACCGGCAACCAGGGCTCCGGAATCCTGAGCTCGCTCTCGCGCGCCGACGCGCTACTCATCGGCCCGGCGGACGCGACCGTGCTCAAGGCCGGCGCTCAGGCGACGGTTTTGGTGCTGTCGGCGGAAGCGGTGGAAGCGACGGAGCCGCTTTTCGAGCCTCCTCTGCGCCACAGGAACTGAACTGCCAGCGTGGCGACGCATCCAAAGAGTGCGGCGCCGATAATCACCGAGGAGACCTTGAGCTGGGTCGGTTTGACGAAAGGGATGAGCTGGATGTCGATCGGGTTGAGCCGGTGGTTCCAGTACACGACATAGGCGACCCACAAGGAGACGATCGCGCCGCCAATGAACTTGGGATTTTTAACGAATGCCGGTGCGGCCACGTCTCCTCCTGGCGCCCGTAGCAACGGACTGCGTAAAAGCTTGGCCGCCCTCCTGAGTATTGTCAACGCGCGCGCGCCGCTTCGGCGGGCCGCGCGCCTGTCCGCCGTCTATCGCGGAATATCAAGGGGGGTCTAAGCGATGCGGCTTAGGGTAGGGCAGGGCTTCGACTTCCATCCGATGCGGCCCGGCCGTGAGCTTAAACTCGGCGGCGTGACGGTGCCCCATGACGAAGGGCTCCTCGGACACTCCGACGCCGACGTCGCCGCCCATGCGCTCGCCAATGCGATTCTCGGCGCGCTCGGCGAGGGTGACCTGGGCCGCCACTTCCCCGACAGCGACCCGCGTTACAAAAACGCCGACAGCATCGGGCTGCTCGCCGAAGTCTTTAAGCTCGCGCGCGAGCGCGGATGGAGGCTCGTCAACGCCGACCTGACGATCTTCGCGCAGCGCCCGCGGCTTTCGCCCTACGTCGCGGAGATGCGCGAGCGTCTGGCCGGCGCGCTCGGCGCGGACCCCGCGCTGCTCAACGTCAAGGCCTCGAGCCCCGAGGGGTTGGGCGCGCTTGGGCGCGGCGAGGGGATGGCGGCGGCGGCCGTGGTGCTGCTGGAAGCCGACTAGCCTGTTACCGGCGACAACGGAGTTGAACGAAAAAACCCGACGCTGCCACGGGCGGCGCACGGCATGGGGAGAGCCGATGAAAAACTGGATCTTGCGAACCCTGATGGCCCTGGTACTGATGAGCGCCGCGCCGCTCGCCGCGGCGGCGGATACCTGGCAGATCGATCCCGGCCACACCACGGTCGGATTCACCGTGCGGCACATGACGATCTCGAGCGTCAGGGGCCAGTTCGACAAGGTCGCGGGCACGATCACCGCCAACGGCACCGATCCCGCCTCGGTCATGATCGAGGCGACGATCGATACCGCGTCGATCGACACGCGCTCGCTCGACCGCGACGCTGATCTGAAAAGCGCCAATTTCCTCGACGTGGCGAAGTACCCGACGATGACCTTCAAGTCGAAGAAGATCGAACCGGCGGGCGAGGGCAAGTACAACGTCGTCGGCGACCTGACGCTCCATGGCGTCACCAGGGAAGTCACGCTCGCGGTCGAAGTGGCGGGCGCCCCAATCAAGGATCCGTGGGGCAACACGCGCGCCGGCGCCTCCGCAACCACCACCATCAGCCGCAAGGACTTCGGGCTTACCTGGAACAAGATGATCGAGGCGGGCGGCGCCGTAGTCGGCGACAAGGTCTCGGTCGAGATCGACGTCGAAGCGGTAAAGAAGAAGTGAGCCGACGCGGCGGTCGCGCCAGCCACTGACGCGACAGGTCTGTCCCCGCGCCGTCAGGGGCGGCCGAGGCGCGTGAAAAGTTCCTGCTCGGCCGTCGCGATCGGCGACGAGCGCCGCTCCTTGAGCAGGCGATGGTAGAGCGGCGAGCCGGCTGCCTGCTCGGCGGCCCATCTTTTCGCGAAAGTCCCGTCGCGAATCTCGTCGATCGCTCTCCGCATCAGCGCGTCCACGGCGGCGAGTTTATCGGCGCCGTGGGTGAGCTGTCCGAACTGGCTCGTATGTGAGTGCAGCTTGAGCTGGTTCCACACCCCTAGCGTCGCCATCGCGCGGCCGATCTCGCCGAGCTCGCCCGACGCGTAAAGCTCGAGCAGCGCGACCTCCTTGCTCACGCCCGCCTCGACCAGCAGCTTGAACGCGCGGTCGAGCAGAAAAAGCATCGCGCCCGCCCACGTGTGCTCGGAGAAGAGATCGACCAGCGTCTCCTCTTCAAAGCTCGATTCGACCACTGCGCCATGCGGCAGGAAGGCGCCGATGCCCTTGGTGATCGCAAGTGCGGTCGCAAGCGCGTGCCCACTGAAATCCTGGCTGACGCCGACCAGCACCGGGAAACCCTCGCCGCGCGTCGGCAGGTCGAGCACGCCCTGCCCGATCATCCGCGGGGCGACCAGCACCACGTCGGACTCGCGCGGCGGCGCGATGAACTTGTAGGTGATGTTGTAGCCGCTGGCAAAGACCAGGGTCTTGCCGCCGCGCAAAAGATGCGGCGCGATAAGCTCGCGGTAGGCGGCCGGCGCGACCTCGTCCGGCAGCAGCAGCATCACGACGTCCGCGCGTGCCGCGGCCGCGTCCATCGCGAGCGTCTCGAAGCCGTCCTCGCGGGCCTGCCGCCAGCTTTGGTCTTCCTGGTTGCCGACGATTACCTGGTGGTCAAACCGGCGCAGGTTGATCGCCTGCGCGCGTCCCTGGTTGCCGTAACCGATGACCGCGATCGTTTTGCCCTTGAGCAGCGCCGGATCGGCCTCGGCCGCCGCGAAGAATCTCGCCATCAATCTCTTCCTTTGAGCGGGTTTGCTTTGCGCGATTTTGCTTTGCGCGGCCAGGCGCTACAGATCGTCTCCGCCATCGTCGCCGCCGCCGTCGTCGTCCAGACCGCCGCCCCTTTCCAGTTGGTCCACCGCCTCGTCGAACTCCGGACCGCCCATCTCGTCGCCCATTTCCTTGCCCATCCTTCTAAGGGCGCGCGCGACGCTGCGCGGGTCGTTTTCGTCGACGTCGGAGAAGCCTGCGGGATTCGACAGCGCGTCCATCCGCGACTCTTCGCTGCGCGGCGCCGCGAAGCGCGACATCAGCCGGCGCATCCGCTTGCTTCCGCAGTGTTCGCACACCGCCTCGACGCGCTCGCTCACGCGCATCGTGAGCACGCTGGTACGTTTGCGGCATTTCTCGCATTGATATTCGTAGATAGGCATAGATCCCGACTTCGCTTCGCGGAATATGACTCGATTTTCGCTGCCGCGCGAGCTTGGGGCAAGCGCCGTCCGGCGTCGGCGAAATCCGATGGGGCCCGCTTGATCGGCGGATCGTTGACAGGATACTGCTTGGCGTCGAGATGAGCGCGAGAGCGAAAAAAGCACGATGAGAGAGCTCGGCGCCATGTGGCGCAATACGCGGATGGTCGTGCTGTGCGCGATCTCGGCTGCGCTCTACGCCGCCGTGCTGGTGCCGTTCAAGGTGGTGCCTCTCATTCCGGGCGTGACCGAACTGCGCCCCGCTAATGCCATTCCGATCGTCTGCTCATTCCTCTTCGGGCCCGCCGCCGGCTGGGGTTCGGCGATCGGCAACATGATCGGCGATTTCTTCGGCGGCGTCGGCCCGGGTGACGTCTTCGGCTTCGTGGCCAACCTTTTTTACGGCTATCTCCCGTACAAGGTCTGGAACGTGATCGCCGGGCGGCAAAGCCCGGTTGCGCGATTGCCTGGCGCGATCGCCATCTACGTGGCCTCCTGCCTTGCCGCGAGCGTGCTCTGCGCCGACATCGTCGGATGGGGCGACAACCTGCTGGGCCTGCGGCCGTTCAGCATCCTTGGCAACGTGATCGTGTTCAACAACATGGCGTCGGCGCTGGTGCTCTCTCCGCTCATCCTTAGCGCCGTCTATCCCCGCGTCGCGCGCGGCCGGATGCTTTATACCGACGTGATGCCCGAATTCACGGAGCGCCGATGGAGCGTGCGCGCCCTGGGCCTCGCGATCCTGGTCGTAGGTGAGGGAGGCGCGTGGCTGATGGGCAACCTAGTTTCCACGGGCTATTGGACTCCCGGGTTCCTGTCCGCGGCAATGACCCAGCCGCCATATGACAAGGCGATCGCGATCGTCGTGAGCCCGTTCATCCTGTTGGCCGTGTTCGGCGTGGGGCTGATGTGAAAGATGCGAGTTCCGCTTGGGGAGCGGCCGGCGCTGTGAGTCTCGACGGCGGCGAGGCTACTCCGCACGCCGCCGAACTCGAGGACGTAAGCTTCACCTATACCGGCGGCGAACGTCCAGCGCTCGGCCGCGTGAGCTTCATCGCCAGGCCGGGCGAGATGGTGGGCGTGATGGGCGCTTCCGGCGCCGGCAAATCGACGCTCGCCAAATGCCTCAACCGTATCGTCCCGGAATTCGAAGGCGGGACGTTTACCGGCGTCGTGCGGATCGGCGGGCAGCCGCTCGACAGCACGCGCGTATGCGAAGTCGCGCCGCGGGTCGGGATGGTCTTTCAGGATTTCGAGGCGCAGCTTTTTTCCACCAACGTCGCGCACGAGGTCGCGTTCGCGATGGAACAGGTCGGGATGGAGCGCGAGGAGATGCTGCGCCGCATCCGCCCGGCGCTCGAGGCGGTCGGCCTCGCCGGCTTCGAACGCCGCGACCCGACCTCGCTCTCCGGCGGCGAAAAGCAGCGCCTCGCGATCGCCTCGGTGCTGGCGCTGCGTCCGTCGGTGATCGTGCTCGACGAACCGACCACCGACCTCGACCCCGAGGGTAAGGCCGAAGTCTTCGCGCTGATTCGGAGCCTTCGCGGTCAGGGATTCAGCCTGATCGTAATCGAGCATGAGGCCGAGGTGCTGCGCGACGCCGACCGCCTGGTGCTGCTCCGCGAGGGCGAGACAATCGCCGAGGGCGCCCCGCGCGAC
The window above is part of the Candidatus Binataceae bacterium genome. Proteins encoded here:
- a CDS encoding nitronate monooxygenase, producing MWKTRFCELFGVELPIMLAGMGTIALADLAAAVSEAGGMGTVGLAGLSPEGIYNELAAARQLTKMPLACNQLIPFIGPGVAEAIAAAPVDAVTLFWGEPAEYIGRYKAAGKKVIWQCGSADEAAAAKRAGADMIIAQGVESGGHVRGLTSTMVLVPQVRDAIGDLPMLAAGGMADGRGLAAALALGADGAVFGTRLLASRESAAHQVYKDRVVNARAEDTVHTKLFDMGWPDAAHRVLRTAVYEEWERAGRPASGKRPGEGKVVGTLKHAGMAMPPLVKYTVMPAAEYVEGELDEFVFYAGMSCALINDIAPAGEIVRRIAAEARELIGKRLAPLA
- a CDS encoding SDR family NAD(P)-dependent oxidoreductase yields the protein MGKLQDKVALVTGSSSGIGRGVALAFAREGAKVIINYPDESEAQNAEAVRAEIERLGAQTLAMRADVSLEHEAQTLVETVQRNFGRIDILVNNAGIGNVARVEAMAPSQWDRMLAVNLRSVFLCTHFVLPIMYRQDYGRIISTASQLAYKGGAGLAHYCAAKAGIIAFTRSLSHEIGTSNITANCVAPGATQTRMVEGIDKDLMDSILASIPKRRLGTIDEIVPAYVFLASDEARHFVGQCLSPNGGDVML
- the thiE gene encoding thiamine phosphate synthase translates to MKFPSHFYAMVDPAGGHEPLALARILLDSGARMMQLRLKNAPGRELLAAARAIAALCRERGAMLIVDDRSDIAMLSGAAGVHLGQEDLPLEAARRLVGRDLLVGISTHSVKQAVAAERGGADYIGFGPLYAGGLRNNPAGKGLAMLREVRAAVKIPIVAIGGITEATMPEALAAGADACAIITDIVRAGDVAAKVKALLALHPSP
- a CDS encoding sigma-54 dependent transcriptional regulator; this encodes MNQIEANLGDVAESHTIRALIADDDPAIRLVLRHRLEAEGWQIEEAADSAAALEALTSERFAVALVDIIMPGIGGLEVLTTARERGCATPIVVITAASTMNNAIEALKRGARDYLTKPFENLDLVVTTAARAAETAAQASELERVKKELDRKLVGGEIIGHSAAMQEVYKLIGRVVSNDKIDVVLVWGESGTGKELVARKIHNESRLREPFVPVNCSAIPHGLVESELFGHERGAFTGASERRAGKFELAGAGTLFLDEIGDLPLELQPKLLRALQEREFIRVGGTDTQRLQARIIAATNQDLETAVAARRFREDLYFRLRVILIHLPPLRQRREDIPELTDFFVAKAVSEMGSRVTAVSPEARAKLQAYDWPGNVRELENTMLRAALLASGNTIRADDISLARGPASAAAAAGIEGAAGDSFAELIGRRVAQYLEKSNDEEPRGLYQKLVAEIERPLIEQAMRRADGNQVRAARILGLNRNTLRKKLVDLGIATRKMSLD
- a CDS encoding ATP-binding protein gives rise to the protein MHKPPSIPVGLWREIVDSLSDAVVVFGSDLALIAMNQAAETLFGVSHLNEAAVGAMLRSNEWLLRMVENCLISGQNVADADAGLSLGSRSASVGVEVSPLLAAGGTSRGAVVLFHDLALHRGAAQALGTGELDLKLSPAGLAHEVKNPLTGIKGAAELLAGRLGADPRALQYCGLILEGVNRITALVEQVLTASAPQRLNFEPVNIHRVLHQALRMAGLHPHPPEGVTIEQLFDPSLPEISADAAALERTFLNLVRNAAEAIGPSGTIRLRTRMETEFRLTAEGRRRQFLRVEVCDSGRGMSAAELAQLFTPFFTTKPSGTGLGLVLSQRIVAAHGGKLWAEAGGVSPPARPTQAIHLAEPHHGRHAHLEEHRVRGMTFKVTLPVGPRDPEPSEAA
- a CDS encoding lytic transglycosylase domain-containing protein, whose amino-acid sequence is MDAAIDLAQGLPYVRSGPHKVAPFPLALNQTVQRYVDAYTEHNEGIRGSFRRSRPYLSMMVKVLESHNLPPELVYLSFAESSFSSKGAGPWQLSVATARRFNLRVNHYIDERRDPIKSTHAAAQYLATLHDEVGDWRVALVGWNRGETAMNDYWSLRGVNYSRLTANLPHNTRSLLDRFMAVAIIAHQPERYGLEPVSYTQPEKFRVVRVKGGTTLAAAARSTGVSVKVLREYNPAILHDRVPPGSGYDLRLPLQESADARDTASDLIF